The following are from one region of the Coffea eugenioides isolate CCC68of chromosome 2, Ceug_1.0, whole genome shotgun sequence genome:
- the LOC113756107 gene encoding protein NUCLEAR FUSION DEFECTIVE 4-like: MHITLISNHQRKHSTVEEKGMAETTVLPSSHGCGLCGFMVQFLRGRWFMMFATFLIMSGSGATYIFGAYSKAIKSSLGYDQSTLNILGSCKDLGATIGVLSGLLAEVTPSWFVLLVGALMNFSGYFLVWLAVTKRIPKPPVWQMCVYICIGANSQNFANTGSLVPCVKNFPERRGMMLGLMKGFVGLSGAIFTQLYLAIYHNDAKDMIFLIGWLPAVISLVFLFCIKEMKKISGHPHEVKVMYQNLIITVGLALTLMALTIAQNYFNFSHADYVASATGVCVLLFLPFLVAVKEELETWQQKKEDALKPPSRVVTEEPPLPESSNPRKQEIVPAHCTTDKGGGDDEFRQEGCCCGDICNKPKRGEDYTICQALLSADMIILFIVTFCGLGCSQAAVDNLGQIGESLGYPTKTINTFVSLLSIWNYFGRALSGFGSEQLLRKWKVPRTLMMTISLVVPAIGDLIIALPFPGSVYIASVLVGFAYGVQLTMVFVIISELFGLKYYSTLLNCGQLASPIGSYFLNVRIVGKLYDKEALKQLARAGLTRSMVPDLTCIGTQCYRTSFLILAGVNTLGALISLILVMRTREYYKSDIYMKFRDEMEANEKEIAMVSSADHK; encoded by the coding sequence ATGCATATTACTCTTATTAGCAACCACCAAAGAAAGCACAGCACAGTAGAAGAGAAGGGCATGGCTGAAACCACGGTGCTACCATCCAGTCATGGCTGTGGATTGTGTGGTTTCATGGTTCAATTTCTTCGGGGCAGATGGTTCATGATGTTTGCTACATTCTTGATCATGTCTGGCTCCGGTGCAACTTACATTTTTGGTGCATATTCAAAAGCGATAAAATCCAGCCTTGGCTATGATCAATCAACACTCAATATTCTTGGCTCATGCAAAGATCTAGGAGCGACAATTGGAGTGCTGTCGGGATTATTAGCCGAGGTAACACCATCCTGGTTTGTTCTCTTGGTTGGTGCTCTTATGAATTTTTCTGGTTATTTCCTAGTATGGCTGGCAGTGACCAAAAGAATACCAAAACCCCCAGTTTGGCaaatgtgtgtatatatatgcaTTGGTGCGAATTCCCAGAATTTTGCAAACACGGGATCCCTTGTTCCCTGTGTAAAAAATTTCCCCGAACGTCGGGGGATGATGTTAGGACTGATGAAGGGATTTGTAGGGCTTAGTGGTGCAATTTTTACACAGCTTTATCTTGCAATTTATCATAATGATGCCAAAGATATGATCTTTCTTATTGGTTGGCTTCCAGCAGTGATTTCTTTAGTTTTCCTCTTCTGCATCAAGGAAATGAAGAAGATTAGTGGTCATCCCCACGAGGTGAAGGTTATGTATCAAAATCTCATCATAACAGTGGGTTTGGCACTGACCCTGATGGCTCTGACAATCGCTCAAAACTATTTCAATTTCTCTCACGCTGATTATGTAGCAAGTGCAACAGGTGTTTGTGTTCTGCTTTTCCTTCCATTCCTGGTTGCAGTGAAAGAAGAATTAGAGACTTGGCagcaaaagaaggaagatgCATTAAAACCCCCTAGCAGGGTAGTTACCGAGGAACCACCTTTGCCCGAGTCCTCGAACCCCAGAAAGCAGGAAATTGTCCCGGCACATTGTACCACAGATAAAGGAGGAGGGGATGATGAGTTCCGTCAAGAAGGTTGTTGCTGTGGAGACATCTGCAACAAACCCAAAAGGGGTGAAGATTATACCATATGTCAAGCTTTATTAAGTGCTGACATGATAATTCTTTTCATTGTCACATTTTGTGGGCTTGGTTGCAGTCAAGCAGCAGTGGATAATTTAGGCCAGATTGGTGAATCCTTAGGCTATCCAACTAAGACAATTAACACATTTGTCTCCCTACTTAGCATCTGGAACTATTTTGGCAGAGCTCTTTCGGGTTTTGGCTCTGAGCAACTGTTGAGGAAGTGGAAAGTTCCGCGGACTCTAATGATGACGATATCCCTTGTGGTGCCTGCCATTGGAGATCTCATTATTGCCTTGCCATTTCCTGGTTCTGTTTACATTGCATCAGTATTGGTTGGATTTGCTTATGGCGTCCAGTTAACCATGGTTTTCGTGATTATATCTGAACTTTTTGGATTGAAGTACTACTCCACTCTCTTGAATTGTGGACAATTGGCCAGCCCTATTGGATCATACTTCCTCAATGTGAGGATTGTGGGAAAACTCTATGATAAAGAGGCTTTAAAGCAACTTGCGAGGGCGGGCCTGACAAGATCAATGGTTCCTGACTTGACTTGCATTGGGACTCAATGTTACAGAACATCTTTTCTAATATTAGCCGGCGTTAACACTCTTGGAGCTCTTATTTCTCTGATCTTGGTAATGAGGACTCGGGAATATTACAAGTCAGATATATACATGAAGTTTAGAGATGAGATGGAAGCCAATGAGAAGGAAATCGCAATGGTTTCTTCAGCTGATCATAAATAA
- the LOC113761158 gene encoding protein NUCLEAR FUSION DEFECTIVE 4 translates to MVFAGNYGGGGGCSNMGGFAVQVITSRWFMIFATIFIMAAAGATYMFGLYSQEIKTTLGYDQSTLNLLSFFKDLGSNVGVLSGLINEVTPPWVVLSMGAVLNFFGYFMIWLAVTKRISKPQVWHMCLYICIGGNSQSFANTGALVTAVKNFPESRGVVLGLLKGFVGLSGAIITQLYHAVYVDDTKSLILMIGWLPTVISFTFLRTIRIMKVVRIEHELKVFYRLLYISLGLAGFLMVIIILQKKFNFSHSEFSISGVVVIILLFLPLAVVIQEELDTWRKKKAALDSISQLKVITENPSPDQAAAADYQPKSTEKQVELPSSSAVKNTTEQQPTTEIQEVSCWRTAFRPPNRGEDFTILQALFSMDMFILFLATICGVGGTLTAIDNLGQIGASLGYPKRSTSTFVSLVSIWNYLGRVVSGFLSEHFLTKYKFPRTLMLTIIIVISCIGHLLIAFGVSNGLYVASVIIGFCFGAQWPLLFAIISELFGLKYYSTLYNFGSVASPIGAYLLNVRVAGHLYDREAERQLNALGLKRKHGEDLNCDGVECFKLSFIIITAVTVFGALISLILVSRTRNFYKSDIYKKFREEAKAAETEMALPGNGTVVPSRNKE, encoded by the coding sequence ATGGTGTTTGCTGGCAATTAtggtggaggtggtggctgCTCAAACATGGGTGGCTTTGCCGTCCAGGTCATCACCAGCCGGTGGTTCATGATCTTTGCCACCATTTTCATCATGGCTGCCGCTGGTGCAACATACATGTTTGGCCTTTACTCACAAGAGATCAAAACAACCCTTGGCTACGACCAAAGTACACTCAATTTACTCAGTTTTTTCAAAGACTTGGGATCTAATGTTGGTGTCCTCTCAGGCCTAATCAATGAAGTCACCCCACCATGGGTTGTACTGTCGATGGGTGCAGTCCTGAATTTCTTTGGCTACTTCATGATTTGGTTAGCCGTGACCAAAAGAATATCCAAACCCCAAGTGTGGCACATGTGCTTGTACATTTGTATTGGTGGAAATTCTCAGTCATTTGCCAATACAGGAGCCCTGGTCACAGCAGTCAAGAACTTCCCGGAAAGCCGGGGAGTTGTGCTTGGACTTCTCAAAGGTTTTGTTGGCCTAAGTGGTGCAATCATCACTCAACTCTATCATGCAGTGTATGTTGATGATACCAAGTCTTTGATCTTGATGATTGGCTGGCTTCCAACAGTTATTTCCTTCACTTTCCTTCGAACAATCCGAATCATGAAGGTCGTTCGAATCGAACACGAGCTGAAAGTCTTCTACAGACTTTTGTATATCTCACTTGGGCTCGCTGGATTTCTCATGGTAATTATTATACTCCAGAAGAAGTTTAACTTCAGCCATAGTGAGTTTAGCATTAGTGGTGTTGTCGTCATTATTTTGCTCTTTTTACCACTTGCCGTTGTTATTCAAGAAGAGCTTGATAcgtggaggaaaaagaaagctgcCCTGGATAGTATTTCTCAGCTGAAAGTTATCACTGAGAATCCCAGTCCTGATCAGGCTGCTGCAGCTGATTATCAGCCAAAATCAACAGAAAAGCAAGTGGAATTACCATCTTCGTCCGCAGTTAAAAATACTACAGAGCAACAACCTACCACAGAAATCCAGGAAGTATCTTGCTGGAGAACTGCTTTCAGGCCACCAAATAGAGGTGAGGATTTCACCATACTTCAGGCACTCTTCAGTATGGATATGTTCATCCTGTTTCTGGCAACAATTTGTGGTGTTGGAGGTACTTTGACTGCAATTGACAACTTGGGTCAGATTGGAGCTTCACTCGGCTACCCCAAAAGAAGCACTAGCACATTTGTGTCACTCGTGAGTATTTGGAATTATCTAGGAAGAGTGGTTTCAGGTTTCCTATCTGAGCACTTTTTAACCAAGTACAAATTTCCTCGTACCCTGATGCTTACAATCATAATAGTCATATCCTGCATAGGCCATCTTCTCATAGCTTTTGGTGTTTCAAATGGGCTATACGTTGCATCAGTAATCATAGGATTTTGCTTTGGCGCTCAATGGCCATTACTTTTTGCTATAATTTCTGAACTTTTTGGCCTCAAATATTACTCCACTCTCTACAATTTTGGCTCCGTGGCCAGTCCAATTGGCGCATATCTCCTCAATGTGAGGGTCGCTGGACATCTATACGACAGGGAAGCTGAGAGGCAACTCAACGCGTTGGGACTGAAGAGGAAGCACGGAGAAGATCTGAATTGCGATGGAGTAGAGTGCTTCAAATTGTCCTTCATCATCATTACTGCAGTAACAGTTTTTGGAGCGCTGATTTCATTGATTTTGGTGTCGAGGACTAGAAACTTTTACAAGAGCGACATCTATAAGAAATTCAGGGAGGAAGCCAAGGCGGCCGAGACTGAAATGGCATTGCCCGGAAATGGCACCGTTGTTCCAAGCCGTAACAAGGAATAG